From Diospyros lotus cultivar Yz01 chromosome 4, ASM1463336v1, whole genome shotgun sequence, a single genomic window includes:
- the LOC127799830 gene encoding uncharacterized protein LOC127799830, giving the protein MLSAVGVDANDCIYPIAYAIVEKENTIGWRWFVKHLGEDLKITNCNEWTFMTDRQKGLHNVLDELYPYAEHRFCVRHMYSNFFKSDFKGKMLKDYLWKAAKSTHVADYRFWMGEIRKQNPRAFDWLMDRPPNEWSKSHFSTKTKCDILLNNLCECFNKIILEDREMSILTMLVSIHKGFMNRIHLRRDKMRKHVGLLCPKIMKRLDKNMATAILCEGEWSGGSQYVVSCRSDEYVVDLEKHTCACRKWDLTGIPCEHGIFAILDQRKDPVNFVDQCYLVETYMKTYNNIVNPINGKRFWPLVETIPIKAPAWYQPARGRKQMKRRKQPEEVMIYHSQGKAKVKKKGRVFMTCSVCGLEGHNKRYHARRDAPREENWYDIPLERVIPDISSQDAIGNGTFVPQRGNTSEPATTYISGQQEKGK; this is encoded by the exons ATGCTTTCAGCTGTTGGGGTAGATGCTAATGATTGCATTTACCCAATTGCATATGCAATTGTAGAGAAGGAAAACACTATTGGTTGGAGATGGTTTGTGAAGCATTTAGGTGAGGATCTTAAAATCACAAATTGTAATGAGTGGACGTTCATGACTGATAGACAAAAAGGACTACATAATGTGCTTGATGAGTTGTATCCATATGCTGAACATAGGTTTTGTGTGAGACACATGTATTCTAATTTCTTTAAGAGTGACTTCAAGGGGAAAATGCTTAAGGACTACCTATGGAAGGCAGCAAAGTCAACTCATGTTGCAGATTATAGGTTTTGGATGGGAGAAATAAGGAAGCAAAACCCAAGGGCATTTGATTGGCTAATGGATAGACCACCAAATGAGTGGAGCAAGTCTCACTTCTCAACCAAAACAAAATGTGACATCTTACTAAACAATTTGTGTGAATGTTTTAACAAGATAATTTTAGAGGATAGAGAAATGTCAATTTTGACAATGTTGGTGTCCATTCATAAGGGTTTTATGAATAGAATTCACTTGAGAAGGGATAAGATGAGAAAACATGTTGGACTACTATGTCCCAAAATTATGAAAAGGTTGGATAAGAACATGGCAACAGCTATATTGTGTGAGGGTGAATGGTCTGGAGGCTCGCAATATGTAGTTTCATGTAGATCAGATGAGTATGTGGTTGACTTGGAAAAGCACACATGTGCATGTCGGAAGTGGGATCTCACGGGCATTCCTTGTGAACATGGAATCTTTGCCATTTTGGACCAACGAAAGGATCCAGTTAACTTTGTTGACCAGTGTTACTTAGTGGAAACATACATGAAAACGTACAACAATATTGTTAACCCAATTAATGGTAAAAGATTTTGGCCTTTGGTTGAAACAATTCCAATAAAGGCACCAGCTTGGTATCAACCTGCTAGAGGCCGTAAACAAATGAAGAGGAGGAAGCAACCAGAAGAGGTTATGATTTATCATTCACAGGGCAAAGCAAAAGTAAAAAAGAAGGGTAGGGTGTTTATGACTTGTAGTGTATGTGGATTAGAGGGCCACAACAAGAGGTACCATGCTAGAAGGGATGCCCCAAGAGAAGAG aATTGGTATGATATTCCACTTGAACGTGTCATCCCAGATATATCAAGTCAAGATGCAATAGGAAAT GGCACATTTGTTCCACAAAGAGGAAATACAAGTGAACCAGCAACAACATACATTAGTGGCCAGCAAGAGAAAGGGAAATAA